In the genome of Oncorhynchus nerka isolate Pitt River linkage group LG4, Oner_Uvic_2.0, whole genome shotgun sequence, the window TACAATAaatgtgactccaaaatgacaatacattatctaccattcatttctattgggcaaaaaatgatctgaaacacaaccagaaCTATTAGCAAGTGCATCTAACAAGTTTGCAGTCACAAGGTTAATGTAATCTTTGCATGCTAATACTAAACTTTCGACTACTTTAAAACACACGAGAATttctcccaatacttttggtcccctaaaattggGGGGACCAAATTAAAGCTGgaagtctgcactttaacctcaaaGTTACCGAGGCATAAATATCATAGTTATTGTACtgtttcaaatccaaagtgctggagcacagagccaaaacaacaacaaaaaattgtcactgtcccaatacttttggagctcactgtatatgtATTACCATGACAGTTGAAATAGAATGGACAAAAGATGAAGCTTTtggccagatctgtttgtgctgtatactGTAGCCAAATCCTATGGCCATTGGCATGACTGCACAAACAGATCTAATTTGGGATTAGACTACTACAGAGAAGCCGTTAGTGAAGAAACAAACTGATTCAGTGTACAttctaacaactaaacaacaagGCACACATAAGGTGGGGGGCAACACAAAGTAAAGTTGTTTAATTTCCAGCCAGAACTCTGTGCATTAACTTGCACAGTTCCTAAATTCAAGTACAATAATTTCCTCTAAATCAAACCATTTAAGGTAAGTTAGGTTGTTTGTTGGGGAAAAACTGAAATGGCTCCCTAtttccaatatagtgcactacttttggtcgCAGCTCTATGACGCTCTGGACAAAAATGAGTACACTatagaataggatgccattttggaCAAAGCCTTGCTCTTCTCCTGGGTGTAACCTCTTTTCTCTGCTGTGTTTTGCGCTCAGTGTCTCTTAGTGTTGCCTCCTCTTGTATCTGATGACGGGGTTGTGTGGGGTGTGGATCATGGTTGTGTAGTTGATTGTGGGGAAGTAGCCATCGACCAGGTCGAACTCGTAAAGGCGCAGCATGGTAGACCAGATGGTCTTGATCTGAACGTAGGCAAAGTTCTCCCCAATGCAGCGGTGACGGCCTAGAAGACAGAGAACATCAGTGTTTTTTAATGAGTCATGGTAATGAGGGTAAAATCAGGTGATACTTTGTGGCATGAGACAGCTTTGTATGGTAGTAAAGTCCATATTTGTATATATTGAGCAAGAGCCCCACCTACTgacaaaatacttatttacaCATGAAAACACACTGTATGACAGCTGTTTCCCCTATCATTGTGTATATGCTCTGACACTTCTGTTTTTTCTTAAAGATGGCAGATCACCTAACTTATTACATGCTGTTAAAAGGGAGGAAATAACAAGAAAATATTCTTACCGGCTCCAAAGGGCACATAGGCAAATTTCTCAACTGCGGCAGGGTTATCATTGAGGTAGCGGTCAGGCCTGaactccatcctctctgtccaggTGTCCTGCAGACGGTGGTTGACCGTCGGGGACACGCACACCTGGTGGCCGGCTGGGATGGTGTAGCCTGCTGCAGTCTGGGGGTGGATGGAAGTAAAGGGTGAGGGTTGTTCAATGGTCACTCACCTATTATACACATGCATTTATCTGGGTTGGGGCTCCATTCCATTTCAAtgcaacaaaaaatatatatatggacCATTTACATTGTGGCCATTTCTCTCTCAAATTCAGTGTcccaaaatgtttgttttttaaattttatttactGGTATAAGGGAATTGAAAAAATGTCTATGAAGGTAGTAGGAATAATTTCATGGGCATTCGTAACCGCCCAACAAATAATGACATCGATCTTACCTGAGGAGAGCGTGCCATTCTCATCATGGTCATGATGGGTGGACGTAGTCGGAGGGTCTCTTTCAAACAGCGGTCCAACAAAGTCAGGTCCTTCAGCTGATGAATGAACAAGAGACCAGGTAAGTAAAGAGCATGTCAAATATTTAGACGATCAAAACCGTCCAAATGAATAGCTGAACGTATGGTTTAGCAGTCTATAAAAATGGTTCTAAACTGAAGTTGCTCACATACAATATCCAATTACCCAGTTTTAAATAGTTTATTTTTTGACCATATTCTATGATCTTAATAAGTTTTAACAAAATAATTTATAAAAATTAATGTACATTTGTAAGCCAATGTAAAAACATTATTCATATTTTCAACAACAAAGTTCTAGTGTAATCTATGGCCATTTATGTGCAGTTGGCAAAATGTCAGTTATTGATTCTGACCTGGTCAAAGTTGAGTGGGGGCAGGTCTTCTCCGCATGCTGTTTTCTGTTCAGCATAGCAGCGGTCCTGTAGGGCCTTATCTTTGCCCAGAAAGAAGCCCAACCAGGAACTAGTGGTAGAGGATGTGTGCTGTCCAGCCAGGAGTAGACCAATCAGCATGCCTGCTATCTCATCATCATTCAGGGGCCGACCATCCCTTTAAAAAAGGCAGAAATAGTTAGGCCTGAAATGAGGAATCAGTCTAAAATGGTTCAACAGTTGTAGAACACCTTTAAACCAAACGCTCATTCACTTCAGTCCTGTGGGGAGGCATAGATGCTTGTGCCATATCTATTACTACTGGCATCTGTCCCACTTATGTCTTACTTGTAGGTGGCATCTATGAGGGTCTGCAGCATGTCGTCCACTTTCTCTCCAGAGCTTCTGCGTTTCTGGGTGACTTTGTAGAAGATGTTCTTGATCTCCCTGTGTGCTCTGTCCCTTCGTCTGTACAAAAATGACAAAACTTGTTTTTTCCTGCCTTAATTAACTAAATAAGACATTCTCGTATTGCTATTACagaataaatacagtagaattAATTCCAACTCAGTCTATCACCCAGAACCCTAACCTGAGGATAGAACAATAAGACAGTATAAATGAAGTTTCAAGAGTATTAATTTCCAGCAATCATTCTGCTAACTTAGTCTAACTTGGTCTTTCACACAAAAAACCTAACCTGAAGGTGGAACAGTTTGAATTGACCCTTGGTTGAGAGGACAGTATGAATGAAGTCTTTCTCTTACCTGAAACTAGGCAGCGGCAGCCAGCCGGGCAACAGCCAGGCAGCATGGCTGAAGCCCCCGTCCAGGTCTGCGTAGAGCTGGGCCACCTTCTCGTCCAACATGCTGCGGATCTCCTTCCCATGCAGACAGGCACTGGCCGTCAGGATGATCAGCTCCGACAGGGCCTCAAACAggtctgagagagggaggagtggaagagatggaaagacaggaaggagtgggagagatggaatgagtgagagaaaaagaaaagAGGTCAGAATTGCGGACTGGATAACTTTGACTGTGCAGTACGGCTCAAATGTTATGACGTGTAACAAGTGATATGACGTCTTCATAAACAGCAACGCCTCGCAAACAGATTCTAGCAAGAGTGTGAAGCAAAAGACTGCAGTCATTAGCAACCCATTAAGCATCTGTGCATGGGTGATCAATGCACTCTTGAGCCACGTAATAGCTACAGTACGTGACAATAAATTTTGACTAGATGTCAGAAGTCGCTCTGTTAAACACTACTTTTGGTAATGTCATATCGCTACCTTACCTTTACAGGAAAAAAAGGAACTATCTTAAAATGGATGGCAAGGTTCAAACTGTTTTCAGGAGTTACAACACATTGATTACAtgtgtgttgttttgtattgctaAGTATTACTGAACTGTTGGTGCTAAaaaaaacaagcatttcgctgcacctgcgataacatctgcaagcCTGTGTAGGCGActaatacactttgatttgattttgttataATATACTTGAGAACTTGTTGATGGGAAATTGTGCTGAATTGTCTTAACAGTTGACATTGTACTTCACCCAAGTCCCTACCCCGTGAGCTCTTATAGGTCTGAACGGATTAGATAAGTATACTGTACTAATAATTCCGCTTTGCAATCTGATAGGCCAAGTGGAAAATGTGTAATTCTGCTAACATCTTTTCAATCCTTTTAGGTCTACATTAAGTGGGTACAGTAGGGACTAGAAGTCGATTTGGAGCTGGGCATTTGGATTTAGTTTCTACAGTATTCCATGTGAAAAGATCAGACCGGTTGTAATGTCTGGCATCTTACTTTCTTCCCCGCTGTCTCCCCATCTCGA includes:
- the LOC115128486 gene encoding lanosterol 14-alpha demethylase-like; amino-acid sequence: MAMHLYQVSSMLLENTVGKISDNVTSVVLAVFVITLTLGYISKLVLKQSQSSSDEDKKYPPYIPSSIPFLGHAIAFGKSPIEFLEDAYEKYGPVVSFTMVGKTFTYLLGSEAATLMFNSKNEDLNAEDVYSRLTTPVFGKGVAYDVPNHIFLEQKKMFKTGLNIAHFKQHVEIIEEETKEYFSRWGDSGEENLFEALSELIILTASACLHGKEIRSMLDEKVAQLYADLDGGFSHAAWLLPGWLPLPSFRRRDRAHREIKNIFYKVTQKRRSSGEKVDDMLQTLIDATYKDGRPLNDDEIAGMLIGLLLAGQHTSSTTSSWLGFFLGKDKALQDRCYAEQKTACGEDLPPLNFDQLKDLTLLDRCLKETLRLRPPIMTMMRMARSPQTAAGYTIPAGHQVCVSPTVNHRLQDTWTERMEFRPDRYLNDNPAAVEKFAYVPFGAGRHRCIGENFAYVQIKTIWSTMLRLYEFDLVDGYFPTINYTTMIHTPHNPVIRYKRRQH